Proteins encoded within one genomic window of Brassica rapa cultivar Chiifu-401-42 chromosome A09, CAAS_Brap_v3.01, whole genome shotgun sequence:
- the LOC103840056 gene encoding leucine-rich repeat receptor-like serine/threonine-protein kinase BAM1, with protein sequence MNSSSSFSVFIFTAVIILRCLNPIKAATCHPDDEAGLLAFKSGITRDPSGILSSWKKGTACCSWNGITCLTGDRVTALTVSGQSEVAGSFLSGTISSSLAKLQHLDGIYLMNLKNITGPFPQFLFRLPQLKYVYIENNRLSGPLPVNIGSLSQIEAFSLEGNRFTGPIPTSISNLTKLSQLNLGGNLLTGTIPSGIANLKLISFLNLGGNRLSGTIPDIFKSMPELRSLVLSRNGFSGNLPPSIASLAPILRFLEVGRNKLSGKIPEYLSRFKALDTLDLSRNKFSGAVPKSFANLTKIFNLDLSHNLLTDPFPALYVKGIESLDLSYNKFHLKTIPKWVTSSPIIFSLKLAKCGIKMSLDDWKPAEYYFYDFIDLSENEISGSPARFLNLTEYLVEFRAAGNKLRFDMGKLTFAKTLKTLDLSRNLVFGKVPATVAGLQTLNVSQNHLCGKLPTTKFPARAFTGNDCLCGPPLSPCKV encoded by the coding sequence atgaactcttcttcttccttctcagTATTCATCTTCACAGCCGTTATCATCCTCCGGTGTCTAAACCCCATCAAAGCGGCCACGTGTCATCCGGATGACGAGGCAGGTCTTCTAGCTTTCAAATCGGGTATAACCCGAGACCCTTCGGGAATTCTCAGCTCATGGAAGAAAGGTACTGCTTGCTGCTCCTGGAACGGTATCACTTGCCTTACCGGCGACCGAGTCACCGCGCTCACGGTCAGTGGACAGTCCGAGGTCGCCGGAAGCTTCCTCTCCGGCACAATCTCCTCGTCGCTAGCAAAACTCCAACACCTCGACGGTATTTACTTGATGAATCTCAAAAACATCACCGGACCTTTTCCACAATTCCTCTTCCGGTTACCACAGCTAAAATACGTTTACATCGAGAACAACCGTCTCTCCGGTCCACTCCCGGTTAACATCGGTTCGCTAAGCCAGATTGAAGCGTTTAGCCTCGAAGGAAACCGGTTCACCGGTCCGATCCCAACTTCCATTTCCAATTTGACCAAGCTATCTCAGCTCAATCTTGGCGGTAATCTCTTAACCGGAACAATACCTTCAGGGATTGCGAATCTCAAGCTCATTTCATTTCTGAATCTCGGCGGTAACCGTCTCTCCGGAACCATCCCGGATATTTTCAAATCCATGCCGGAGCTCCGATCTCTCGTTCTCTCTCGCAACGGATTCTCCGGGAACCTTCCTCCGTCTATCGCATCGCTTGCGCCAATTCTCAGGTTTCTCGAAGTAGGCCGCAACAAACTCTCTGGGAAGATTCCAGAGTATCTATCGAGGTTCAAGGCGCTTGACACGTTGGATCTCTCACGGAACAAGTTCTCTGGAGCCGTGCCGAAGAGCTTCGCGAATCTCACCAAAATCTTCAATCTTGATCTCTCACACAATCTTCTTACCGATCCGTTCCCTGCTCTGTACGTAAAGGGGATCGAGTCTCTGGATCTATCGTACAATAAGTTTCACCTCAAAACCATTCCCAAGTGGGTGACGTCGTCGCCGATCATCTTCTCGTTGAAGCTTGCGAAATGCGGAATCAAGATGAGCTTAGACGATTGGAAGCCAGCGGAATATTACTTTTACGATTTCATTGATCTGTCTGAAAACGAGATCTCGGGGAGTCCGGCCAGGTTTCTGAACCTGACGGAGTATCTGGTGGAGTTCCGCGCGGCGGGGAATAAGCTCCGGTTTGATATGGGGAAGCTAACGTTTGCGAAGACGCTGAAAACGCTGGATCTGTCGAGAAACTTGGTGTTTGGGAAGGTGCCGGCTACAGTTGCTGGACTGCAGACACTGAACGTGAGTCAGAATCACCTCTGTGGAAAGCTTCCGACAACAAAGTTTCCGGCCAGAGCGTTTACTGGGAACGACTGTCTTTGCGGTCCTCCACTTTCTCCTTGTAAAGTTTAG